In Cryptomeria japonica chromosome 5, Sugi_1.0, whole genome shotgun sequence, the genomic window TTTTCTGTGAAGGCCTTACGTGATGAGCTAAGTCAAAAGGCTGTTCAGCTTGCACATGAGAATGAAACTATAAAGCAGGTTTGTTTTGCTTACATTGCAGTAGTTTTAGATGCACCTGATAGCCATATGCCATGTTTTTGGTAATCATTCTAGTCAGAGGAACATTTATTTTGCAGGAACACCTTATTAGCTTAAATGAACTGATAAATCTCTTATGATGTTCTTGTTTGTGGAATGAAAATAGAAAACGGAGCTGTTTATGCAGGAGTACAACTCTTTAAAAGATAGAAACAAGCAACTCAAAGAACAGGTAAACAAGCTTAACCaataaaaatggaaaaagaaagaataaatcacCTTGGATGATTCCTAACTACAATGAGAGCAGATAGATTTGCGTGATGTCTTATCTTACAGCAAATGAAGGTTTACACAATGCAGATGTCCTCAACTTCAAGGGACCAAGTGCACAAAACTCCAGTGGATTCTAAAGTATCACACATTCAGACTACAGATTTACCATCAAAGCAAACACCTAACAATGAAACGCCTTTGCCCCCATTTCTTTGGGCATCTGCCTTTATACAGGCTTCAAGTGCTACTCAAACATTAGCTACTGAAAATAAGCAGCATGTAATACCCATGGAAAATAATACACTTCCAACAACATATAGAAACATGATGCCCAATTTTTGCACAGACCCTTATGGAAACAGCCAATCACATGTGCCTCCACTCGTCCTCCCTTACATGCTACCATTTTCTCTAGGTGTTCAACCTTTTGCATTACATGCTAAAAACCCTCCTCCTACTGCAATAACAGCTTGTGCTTCCTCAGCATGCGAGAGTGGATCAGATACATATGTCAGAGCAGATGGAAATAATATTTTAGTGGAAGCTAAGGCAGAGAGAATGCCTGAATCAAGGGATCTGGATAGTCCTAAAAATCAAAtgcttcaaggaagctccattgaCAACCCTTGGCAAAAACCAGACATAAAGCCTCAAACTCGTATGTTTGGAACGGCAATTTCAGTTTTACCAATCAACATTTCATCAAGCTCTATAACATTATCAAATGAGAATGAGGTTCATTATGGTGGTATCCCATATAATAAGCATACATTAAATCACTCAGGACATTGGTCTTCACAATCAAAAGAACTACCTAATCCACAAATTTGTCACAGCCTCCCAAATATGGGGAGAAACTTGCCAACTTGTGTGCAAGAAGATTCCTTATATTTGGAAAAAAGACTCATGGGAGCTGCAGCGGCATCTGATGCAAGGAAGAGAAGGAAAGAGCTTACAAGAAGTAAACATATTCAAGCTCGGCAACTTAAGTTGCACTGTTGACAACATGGCATTTGAAATTTTGTAGAAATTTTTATTCCTTTTTTCTATAATTAATTTTTGGCTCGATATTTCAATTTTATAGGATGGAAGAAATTACTACTGCATGGTTCAGTTGTTTATGAAAAGTTTTATGCATCTTCAGAGATCACTTCTGAATATTATGGTTTGACTAATCTATCATCCAAGATTCAAATTCAAAAGAATTTTTAGTAGCTTCTTGATGTTCCCCTCATAAAAATAAAGAGCTGAAGTATCCAATTTATGTCTTAGTTACATTTTGCAGTCTTTGATATTCTTTTGTATGCTGCTTCTTTACCTCAACAGATTCTGCCACTC contains:
- the LOC131062522 gene encoding uncharacterized protein LOC131062522 isoform X1, producing the protein MEESTVKNERRTMAPGRNKRRSSSSPSADFEGSNCELVKIELDAAYTLAEFAQVVQRNGEGRLVKQWGRKGRRRRKSYKTGSRSDRSSSQLSVTVKEECHPEVAENPLEICSTNQQAAKNQSCAAEKEESDGKSPNTCHSVQLKNVKYEPMYDIPNVQPKISVLVYRHGNKLRQPLTEIEKEARRLRRVQANRESARKTIRRKQALRDELSQKAVQLAHENETIKQKTELFMQEYNSLKDRNKQLKEQVYTMQMSSTSRDQVHKTPVDSKVSHIQTTDLPSKQTPNNETPLPPFLWASAFIQASSATQTLATENKQHVIPMENNTLPTTYRNMMPNFCTDPYGNSQSHVPPLVLPYMLPFSLGVQPFALHAKNPPPTAITACASSACESGSDTYVRADGNNILVEAKAERMPESRDLDSPKNQMLQGSSIDNPWQKPDIKPQTRMFGTAISVLPINISSSSITLSNENEVHYGGIPYNKHTLNHSGHWSSQSKELPNPQICHSLPNMGRNLPTCVQEDSLYLEKRLMGAAAASDARKRRKELTRSKHIQARQLKLHC
- the LOC131062522 gene encoding uncharacterized protein LOC131062522 isoform X4, with product MEESTVKNERRTMAPGRNKRRSSSSPSADFEGSNCELVKIELDAAYTLAEFAQVVQRNGEGRLVKQWGRKGRRRRKSYKTGSRSDRSSSQLSVTVKEECHPEVAENPLEICSTNQQAAKSCAAEKEESDGKSPNTCHSVQLKNVKYEPMYDIPNVQPKISVLVYRHGNKLRQPLTEIEKEARRLRRVQANRESARKTIRRKQALRDELSQKAVQLAHENETIKQKTELFMQEYNSLKDRNKQLKEQMSSTSRDQVHKTPVDSKVSHIQTTDLPSKQTPNNETPLPPFLWASAFIQASSATQTLATENKQHVIPMENNTLPTTYRNMMPNFCTDPYGNSQSHVPPLVLPYMLPFSLGVQPFALHAKNPPPTAITACASSACESGSDTYVRADGNNILVEAKAERMPESRDLDSPKNQMLQGSSIDNPWQKPDIKPQTRMFGTAISVLPINISSSSITLSNENEVHYGGIPYNKHTLNHSGHWSSQSKELPNPQICHSLPNMGRNLPTCVQEDSLYLEKRLMGAAAASDARKRRKELTRSKHIQARQLKLHC
- the LOC131062522 gene encoding uncharacterized protein LOC131062522 isoform X3 encodes the protein MEESTVKNERRTMAPGRNKRRSSSSPSADFEGSNCELVKIELDAAYTLAEFAQVVQRNGEGRLVKQWGRKGRRRRKSYKTGSRSDRSSSQLSVTVKEECHPEVAENPLEICSTNQQAAKNQSCAAEKEESDGKSPNTCHSVQLKNVKYEPMYDIPNVQPKISVLVYRHGNKLRQPLTEIEKEARRLRRVQANRESARKTIRRKQALRDELSQKAVQLAHENETIKQKTELFMQEYNSLKDRNKQLKEQMSSTSRDQVHKTPVDSKVSHIQTTDLPSKQTPNNETPLPPFLWASAFIQASSATQTLATENKQHVIPMENNTLPTTYRNMMPNFCTDPYGNSQSHVPPLVLPYMLPFSLGVQPFALHAKNPPPTAITACASSACESGSDTYVRADGNNILVEAKAERMPESRDLDSPKNQMLQGSSIDNPWQKPDIKPQTRMFGTAISVLPINISSSSITLSNENEVHYGGIPYNKHTLNHSGHWSSQSKELPNPQICHSLPNMGRNLPTCVQEDSLYLEKRLMGAAAASDARKRRKELTRSKHIQARQLKLHC
- the LOC131062522 gene encoding uncharacterized protein LOC131062522 isoform X2; translation: MEESTVKNERRTMAPGRNKRRSSSSPSADFEGSNCELVKIELDAAYTLAEFAQVVQRNGEGRLVKQWGRKGRRRRKSYKTGSRSDRSSSQLSVTVKEECHPEVAENPLEICSTNQQAAKSCAAEKEESDGKSPNTCHSVQLKNVKYEPMYDIPNVQPKISVLVYRHGNKLRQPLTEIEKEARRLRRVQANRESARKTIRRKQALRDELSQKAVQLAHENETIKQKTELFMQEYNSLKDRNKQLKEQVYTMQMSSTSRDQVHKTPVDSKVSHIQTTDLPSKQTPNNETPLPPFLWASAFIQASSATQTLATENKQHVIPMENNTLPTTYRNMMPNFCTDPYGNSQSHVPPLVLPYMLPFSLGVQPFALHAKNPPPTAITACASSACESGSDTYVRADGNNILVEAKAERMPESRDLDSPKNQMLQGSSIDNPWQKPDIKPQTRMFGTAISVLPINISSSSITLSNENEVHYGGIPYNKHTLNHSGHWSSQSKELPNPQICHSLPNMGRNLPTCVQEDSLYLEKRLMGAAAASDARKRRKELTRSKHIQARQLKLHC
- the LOC131062522 gene encoding uncharacterized protein LOC131062522 isoform X5; translation: MEESTVKNERRTMAPGRNKRRSSSSPSADFEGSNCELVKIELDAAYTLAEFAQVVQRNGEGRLVKQWGRKGRRRRKSYKTGSRSDRSSSQLSVTVKEECHPEVAENPLEICSTNQQAAKALRDELSQKAVQLAHENETIKQKTELFMQEYNSLKDRNKQLKEQVYTMQMSSTSRDQVHKTPVDSKVSHIQTTDLPSKQTPNNETPLPPFLWASAFIQASSATQTLATENKQHVIPMENNTLPTTYRNMMPNFCTDPYGNSQSHVPPLVLPYMLPFSLGVQPFALHAKNPPPTAITACASSACESGSDTYVRADGNNILVEAKAERMPESRDLDSPKNQMLQGSSIDNPWQKPDIKPQTRMFGTAISVLPINISSSSITLSNENEVHYGGIPYNKHTLNHSGHWSSQSKELPNPQICHSLPNMGRNLPTCVQEDSLYLEKRLMGAAAASDARKRRKELTRSKHIQARQLKLHC